The DNA sequence ATCAGTATTACATACAACACAATATTTTTTAAAAAAATTAGGTATTATATTTTTATCTTTATTTGATGTTGTTTTAAAATACCCTTTATTAATAAAAAAATATTTAGGAACTGTAGTTTCTTATAAAGATAATTTTTTTGCAAATATTAATTCAATTATTTTTAGTGAAGGATCTTTTTGTTATGTTTCTAAATATATAAAATGTAGTTTTAATTTATCAACTTATTTTAAAACTAATTCATATGATTTTGCACAATTTGAACGTACTTTATTAATAGCAAGTGAATTTTCATATGTAGGATATTTAGAAGGATGTACAGCTTTAATGTATAAAGAATCACAATTACATATAGCTATAGTAGAAGTTATTGTTAAAAATAATGGTTATGTAAAATATTATACATTACAAAATTGGTATAGAGGTGATTATTTAGGTAATGGTGGATTATATAATTTTACTACTAAACGTGGTATTTGTTTTCATTTTTCAAAGTTAGATTGGATTCAAATAGAATTAGGATCTATAATAACATGGAAATACCCTTCTACTATTTTAAAAGGAAATTATTCAATTAGTAATTTTTATTCAATATCATTTTTATCAGATATGCAAATTGCAGATACTGGTAGTAAAATTTATCATATAGGATCATATACTAAAAGTTATATAATTTCAAAAAGTATATCTTTAAATAAATCATTAAATATTTTTAGAGGATTAGTATATGTTAAACCTAGTTCTTATAAATCTTATAATTATACAGAGTGTAGTTCATTAATATTTGGTAATAGTTCTTTAACAGTAACTATTCCTTATATAAAAAATTATAATAATACTAGTGTTATTAAGCAAGAAGCTTTTATATCAAAAATTGAAATTTTATATTTATTTTTATTAATGCAACGTGGATTAAGTATTTCAGATTCTATTTCATTAATAATTATGGGATTTTGTTCTAGTATTTATAATAAACTTCCTTTTGAATTAAATTTAGAAATACCAATATTATTTTCTTTAAAAGTGCAAGATGTATTAAAATAAATATAAATAAAAAGTATATGAAAAATTTAAGTTATTATTTAAATAGATATAAAAAAATTTTAAAATATAATAAAAATAAAATTAAATTAAAATATGTTTTATATAAGAAATATATATTAATTATAAAAAAATTTAGATATTTAAATATTATTTAAAAAAAATAAAATCATGAAAATAAATATAATTAAATATTATTATAATAAATATAAAATATTAAATAAAAATATAATAAAAAATAGAAATAATAATTTTATTTTACATTATTCAAATATTGTAAAATTATATTTTTATGAATATATTAAAAATAAATTGCAAATATTTAGTTTTAAAGGTATATTATTAAATAAATATATGAAAAATAATAATATTATAATTATTAAATATGATAATTATAATGTAATTTTCTTATATTTTTATTTAAATTCTAAAAATTTAATAAATATATTTAAACTTGGAAAATTTAATTTAAATAAAATTTCATTATGATATATTTATTATATCCAAATAATATAAAAAATAATTATATTATATCTAATTTATATTTATTATTAATTTTAGAAATTTTATATAATTTAAAATATTATATATTAATAATAAATAATTCATTTAAAAGTGAGTTTAATATAATTTATTTTAAATTAATAACTTTATTAACAAATATAAATATAAATTCTATTGATACTATTCAAACTATAAATAATTTATTTAAGATAATTTTACATTTAAATTTTAAATTTATTTTTTTTAAAAAAAATATAAAATTAAATATATTAATTTTTATTTTACCTTTAATATATAATAATACTATAATATTAAATGGTTTATATAAAACATGTATTCAATTATTAAAAAAAAATAATAAAATTTTTATAATAAAATTTAAAAAAAATAATATTGATGTAATTTATTTATATATATATATAAATATTAATTTAAAATTAATTTTAGAATTTAATAATACAGATATATATTGTTATTTTAATAATTATAAATTTAATTTTATAATTTTATTATTATATTTAAATAAAAATTTAAATATATTTATAAAATCATATAATTATATATTAAAAAAAATAGTAATATATAATTATTTAAAATTTTTAATATATAATACATATAATATATATAATATTATTTTATTAAAATTATTTATTTTAAAAATAAATAATAATATTTCATTTTTAAATGATATTTTTAAAATAATATTAAATATCAAGTTTAATTTTATGTATTATGTAAATTATATGTTAGATAATATTTATAATAAAAAATTTTATTCAGTAATTGAACATTTATCTTTAAAATGTAATATATATATAAATATTTTAAAGGATCAATTATTAAATTTTACAAAAAATTTAAATATTAAAACTTTATTAAATAATAAAAAATATATAAATATTATTTTAGAAAATATAAATATAAATCCTTTAATTCAATATTCGGATCAAACAAATTATTTATCAGAAATTAATCAAAAGTTTAAAATAAATATGGTAACTACAGGATTAAATTCTAAATTAATTTTAAATAATAATTTAAGGGAGTTACCTAGAAATATATTAGGATATATAAGTTTAATAAATACTAATGAAGGTTTAACTTGTGGATTAGTAAATTATTTAACAATTAATACTAATTTAAATATAAAATCTAAATTTATTACATATTATAAATATTTATTTTATAATAAATATAATTTTAAATTAATATTAGATATTTTTGATAAAAATTTTTATAATATTTATTTTAATAAAATTTATTTAAAAAAAAATATAAATTTTAATAAGAGTATAATATTAACTATAAATAAAAATACATTTAAAATAAATAATATTATAAAAAATATTATTTATATACCTTTTACGTATTTATTATCTTTTATTGAAAATTTAATACCTTTTATACATTATAATGATTCAATTAGAAATTTAATGAGTATAAAAATGCATACTCAAATAGTTCCTATTTTATATCCAACTTTAAGTAGTATTATTACAAATTATAATTTTATTATAAATAAATATTTAAATTATTCTATTGTAGCTTATCAGGAAGGAATTGTTATTTATGTATCTTATATTAAAATAATTATAAGGGATATATTTAATAGACAAATAATTTATTATTTAAATAATTTTAAAAAATTAAATCAAAATATATTATTAACATATAAACCTATAGTATGGGTAGGTGAGAGAGTAAATATAGGAAAAATATTAGCAGTAAATTCTAATTTATTATATAGTGAATATAGTTTAGGTAATAATTTATTAGTTGGATATGGTTCTTATTTAGGATATGAATATGAAGATGCTGTTATTATTAATAAAAAAATTTTATATAATAATTTATACACTTCTTTACATTTAAATATTTATGAAATATCTTTAAATATTATTAATAATATACCTGAAATTTGTAGTATAAATTTACCTAAATTATATAATATACATAAAAAATATTTAGATAAATATGGAATAATAAAAGAAGGTACATTTTTATTACCAAATACTATTTTAGTATCTAAATTAATATTTATGCCATTTATATTTAATAATAAGAGTTTAGTAAATATTATTAATTTTTTATTTGGTAGTAAATTAAGAATTTTTAAAAATAAACCAGTTATTTCTACAATTAATGATATAGGTAGGGTTATTAAAATAGAAGTTTTATCTAATTATTTATATAATAAAGTTAAAAATAATAGTTTATATTTAAAAATAAGAATTTATATAGGAACACAAAAATATCTACAATTAGGGGATAAAATTTGTAACAGACATGGTCATAAAGGTGTTATTTCCTATATTAATGATATTAATGATATGCCTTATTTAAATAATAAAATACAGCCAGATTTATTTGTAAGTGCTATTGGTATACCTTCTAGAATAAATATAGGTCAAATATTAGAGGGTATATATGGATTAAATAGTTTATATTTAAATAATAGATATATAATATCAAATAATTTAAATAATAATTATTATAATAATTATATTAATAATTTAAATTATTATAAATATAATTATAATAATAATTTTGAATTCAATAAAATGTCATATAATTATAATAAATATTTTTTAAAAAATCCATTTACGGGTCATTTAATACAAAATAGTATTTGTTTAAATAATATTTATTATTATAAATTAGTACATATGGTAAAAGATAAATTAAGATATAGATTTATAGGATTATATTCAGAATTAACTCAGCAACCTATAAAAGGAAATACAAAACAAGGAGGTCAGAGATTTGGTGAAATGGAAGTGTGGGCTTTAGAAGCTTTTGGGGCTTCTTTTTTATTTAAAGAATTTTTTACATATAAATCAGATGATATTAAAAGTAGAAAATTATTTAAAAATTATTTATTTAATAATAATAAAATTAAAAATACATTTATATCTGAAACTTTTAAATTAATTATAAAAGAATTACAAAGTTTAGCTATAAATATTGAAACATTTTGTATGTATAATGATCAAAATTCTAATTTAATAGAAAAATTACCTATAAATATAATATATTAATAATGATACTTTATAATAATATAAATTTTATTGGATTAAAATTAAACATTTTAAATCCAAAACAAATTATAAAATGGTCTTCAATTATTTATAAAAATAAAGTTATTATAGGAGAAGTTTTAATTCCTAATACTATAAATTTTAATACTGGATTACCTATATTAAACGGACTATTTTGTGAAAAGATTTTTGATTATATGTATATATGGAATTGTAATTGTAATAAAAAATTATATGATATAAATAATTATTCGTTTTTTTTATATTGTAAATTTTGTAAAAATAAATTAAAAATTAATATTAATAGAAAATATAAGTTAGGATTTATATTTTTAAATATACCTATTTTACATTTATGGTATTTAACGGGACCTTTAAAAGTAGCATCATTATTATTAAATAAAAATATAAGCTATTTAAAATATTTAATTTATTATAA is a window from the Plasmodium yoelii genome assembly PY17X01, chromosome : API genome containing:
- a CDS encoding SufB protein, putative, translated to MINNLKLKKFLNIYNLNYKYQYNNKINLYLIRNGLNKNLIKNLSNNIYLYFFIYKFKIYSLKFLNMFKLPDWSFFECPNINYDNIIYYSSILKDSNLLLYLKTNLNINFLDTILIKNNSIDVIFDSISVLHTTQYFLKKLGIIFLSLFDVVLKYPLLIKKYLGTVVSYKDNFFANINSIIFSEGSFCYVSKYIKCSFNLSTYFKTNSYDFAQFERTLLIASEFSYVGYLEGCTALMYKESQLHIAIVEVIVKNNGYVKYYTLQNWYRGDYLGNGGLYNFTTKRGICFHFSKLDWIQIELGSIITWKYPSTILKGNYSISNFYSISFLSDMQIADTGSKIYHIGSYTKSYIISKSISLNKSLNIFRGLVYVKPSSYKSYNYTECSSLIFGNSSLTVTIPYIKNYNNTSVIKQEAFISKIEILYLFLLMQRGLSISDSISLIIMGFCSSIYNKLPFELNLEIPILFSLKVQDVLK
- a CDS encoding RNA polymerase B; amino-acid sequence: MIYLLYPNNIKNNYIISNLYLLLILEILYNLKYYILIINNSFKSEFNIIYFKLITLLTNININSIDTIQTINNLFKIILHLNFKFIFFKKNIKLNILIFILPLIYNNTIILNGLYKTCIQLLKKNNKIFIIKFKKNNIDVIYLYIYININLKLILEFNNTDIYCYFNNYKFNFIILLLYLNKNLNIFIKSYNYILKKIVIYNYLKFLIYNTYNIYNIILLKLFILKINNNISFLNDIFKIILNIKFNFMYYVNYMLDNIYNKKFYSVIEHLSLKCNIYINILKDQLLNFTKNLNIKTLLNNKKYINIILENININPLIQYSDQTNYLSEINQKFKINMVTTGLNSKLILNNNLRELPRNILGYISLINTNEGLTCGLVNYLTINTNLNIKSKFITYYKYLFYNKYNFKLILDIFDKNFYNIYFNKIYLKKNINFNKSIILTINKNTFKINNIIKNIIYIPFTYLLSFIENLIPFIHYNDSIRNLMSIKMHTQIVPILYPTLSSIITNYNFIINKYLNYSIVAYQEGIVIYVSYIKIIIRDIFNRQIIYYLNNFKKLNQNILLTYKPIVWVGERVNIGKILAVNSNLLYSEYSLGNNLLVGYGSYLGYEYEDAVIINKKILYNNLYTSLHLNIYEISLNIINNIPEICSINLPKLYNIHKKYLDKYGIIKEGTFLLPNTILVSKLIFMPFIFNNKSLVNIINFLFGSKLRIFKNKPVISTINDIGRVIKIEVLSNYLYNKVKNNSLYLKIRIYIGTQKYLQLGDKICNRHGHKGVISYINDINDMPYLNNKIQPDLFVSAIGIPSRINIGQILEGIYGLNSLYLNNRYIISNNLNNNYYNNYINNLNYYKYNYNNNFEFNKMSYNYNKYFLKNPFTGHLIQNSICLNNIYYYKLVHMVKDKLRYRFIGLYSELTQQPIKGNTKQGGQRFGEMEVWALEAFGASFLFKEFFTYKSDDIKSRKLFKNYLFNNNKIKNTFISETFKLIIKELQSLAINIETFCMYNDQNSNLIEKLPINIIY